Sequence from the Schaalia sp. 19OD2882 genome:
CCCGTGCCTTCGACGCAGTCGCGCGTGATGACCACCCGGGCCACGTCGGTGCGGCTGGGCAGGTCGAACATGAGGTCCGACAGGGTCTTTTCCATGATGGAGGCAAGCCCACGTGCGCCTGTGCGGCGCTTGTTCGCCAGGGCTGCGATGGCCAGCAGGGCGTCGTGGGTGAAGTCCAACTCGATCCCGTCGAGGTCGAAAAGGTGCTGGTACTGGCCGACCAGCGAGTTCGTGGGCTCGGTGAGGACCAGGGTGAGGTCTTCTTCCGAGAGTTCCTTCGTCGAGGTGAGAATCGGCAAACGTCCGATGAATTCGGGGATCATGCCGAACCTGTGGAGGTCCTCGGGGGTGACTTCCTCGTAGAGGTCTCCCATTTCCTTCACGGATTTCAGGTCGGTCCCGAATCCGGTGGAGCGCTGCCCCAAGCGGGCCTTGACGATTTCTTCGATTCCGGCGAATGCGCCTGCCGCGATGAAGAGGATTCCGGAAGTGTCGATCTCCAGGAACTGCTGGTGCGGATGCTTGCGCCCCCCTTGGGGCGGCACGGATGCCACAGTGCCTTCGACGATCTTGAGCAGGGCCTGCTGGACGCCCTCGCCGGAGACGTCACGGGTGATGGAGGCGTTTTCCCCTTTGCGGCCGATCTTGTCGATCTCGTCGACGTAGATGATGCCGCGTTCGGCCTTCTTGATGTCGCCGTCGGCCTCTTGGATGAGGCGCAGCAGGATGTTCTCCACGTCCTCGCCCACATAGCCCGCTTCGGTCAGGGCGGTGGCGTCGACGATGGCGAAGGGGACTTGCAGCAGGGAAGCCAGGCAGCGGGCAAGGTGGGTCTTGCCGGTTCCCGTGGGGCCGAGCAGGAGGATGTTCGACTTGGTGCCGAGCATGTTCTCCTCATTGCCGGCCTCGCGTGAACGCACCCGCTTGTAGTGGTTGTAGACGGCGACGGACAGGGCCTTCTTGGCGCGTTCCTGGCCGATGACCCACGAGTCCAGGTACTCGTAGATCTCCTTGGGTTTGGGCAGCGGGGTCTGCGAGGCGGTGGGCTCGTCGGTGAGTTCTTCCTCGATGATCTCGTTGCACAGGTCGATGCATTCATTGCAGATGTAGACGCCGGATCCGCCGATGAGTTTTCGCACCTGCTTCTGGCTCTTGCTGCAGAAAGAACACTTGAGCAGCTCTGCGCCGTCGGTGAGTCGGCTCACGTCGGGTCCTCCTGCGGGGTCTCGGTGGGTGCGGACGGGATGGCTCCCAGCGTTTTCAAGCTTATGTCAGGGGGTGTCGCGGTGCCAGAGGGCACGCGGACATCTCGCCGCAGGTGTGATGGGTGACGAGGGCGGGGCGGGTTCGCATGAGGTGAGGGTTCGCCCAAGGCTACTTCTCATCCTTGTCCAACCCTTTGCCCCGCCCTCGTTTCCGGATGAAGGAGGTGGCCACCGGGGCCGTCGGCGTCAGTGTGCGGTGGGCTCGGCGGACTTTCGGTAGGCCAGTACTTGGTCGACCAGGCCGTAGTCCTTGGCCTGGGCGGCGGTGAGGATCTTGTCGCGTTCGATGTCGCGGCGCACCTGTTCCACCGGCGTGCCCGAGTGGCGTGAGATGGTCTCCTCCAGCCACAGGCGCATGCGGTCGATCTCGTCGGCGACGATCTGGATGTCACTTGCCTGACCTTGGATGCCCTCCATGGCCGGCTGGTGGATGAGGACGCGCGCGTTGGGCAGTGCCAGACGCTTGCCGGGGCTGCCGGCCGCCAGCAGAACCGCCGCAGCGGAGGCCGCCTGACCCAAGCACACGGTCTGGATCTGCGGCTTCACGAATTGCATGGTGTCGTAGATGGCGGTCAGCGCCGTGAAGGAGCCGCCGGGGCTGTTGATGTACAGGGTGATCAGAGAGTCCGGGTCCTGCGATTCGAGGACCAGCAGCTGCGCCATGACGTCGTCTGCGGAGGCGTCGTCCACCTGCACGCCGAGAAACACGATCCGGTCCTCGAAGAGCTTCGCGTAGGGGTCCTGGCGCTTGAAACCGTAGGCGGTGCGCTCCTCGAAGCTGGGCAGGACGTAGCGCGACTCGGGCAACTGGCGGGCGATCGCCTCGAAGTAGGGGCGGGTGCTCATCGGGTCTCTCCGTCCTCGGCGCGGCGGCCGATCTCCTGCGGGGTCTCCACCATCCGGTCCACGAAACCGTATTCGACGGCTTCGCGGGCGCTGAACCAGTGGTCACGGTCGGCGTCGGCCTCGATCTGCTCGACGGACTTGCCGGTGCGGGCCGCGGTGATCTCCGCCAGTTCCTGCTTCATCTTGAGGATCAGGTCGGCGTTGATGCGGATCTCCGTGGCCGAGCCTCCTGCCCCGCCCAGAGGCTGGTGCAGCAGCACACGCGTGTGGGGAGTGATGAGGCGCTTGCCGGGGGTGCCGGCGGTCAGCAGGAACTGGCCCATGGATGCGGCCAGGCCCATGCCGACGGTGACGACGTCGGGCTTGATGTACTGCATGGTGTCGTAGATGGCCATACCTGCGGTGACCGAACCGCCGGGGCTGTTGATGTACAGGTAGATGTCGCGGTCCGGGTCCTCTGCAGCAAGCAGGAGCATCTGGGCGCAGATGGCGTTGGCGTTCTCGTCGCGGACCTCGCCGCCCAGCCAGATGATGCGCTCCTTGAGCAGACGCTGGTAGACGGCGTCGCTCAGACCCGCTGCGGTCTTCCCGCCGCCGTGGGCGGTGAAATCGCTGGTCACGTTTCCTCCACTTCAGGGGTCTCCCCCGCTCCAGGGGCCCACCGCGCGCGGGCGCCCCTCTTCGACCGTGGGTACGGCCGTACCCGGCCGATCCCGACTGTCCTCAAACCTACCCGGTGACGAGGCCGACGCCGCCTTCGCAGAGCGCCTTTTCGCTGACGGCGCACCGGAGTGGTCACAGGCGCCTGACGTTACGCTGTGGACCATGAAGCCTCCTGCGACCCCGGACTCCCACCGATTCAAGGTCACCGAGGCGGGTCTGGCGGGTTTCGTCATCCACGTGGTGGTCGGATACGCCCTGCTGCTGGCCGTCCTGACGGCCATCGACACCACGCAGCAGCACCCGTGTCGATCGATCGGGTTGGTGGCCAGCACCCTGGTCGCCGTCCTCTTCCACCTCGTGCGCCGATGGGTCATCGCCCAACGCCCGGTCTCATGGCTCTGGGGCGCTGCGGCAGGGGCGCTGGCGCTCACCTCCTTTGCCCTGTCGGACAACTGGGCGATGTTGGGTGTGGCAGCGGCGTGCATTGCCATCGCGGTTGCACCCAAGTGGTGGGTGTGGCCCCTCGAAATCATCCTCTTCGCCGGCGCAATCCTCAGCATTTCGATTCCTGCCCCGCAGATGGTGGCCGTCGAGTCCGCGATCATCCTCATCTCCACCTTGGTCACCGTCATCCTGTACGTCCTGGTCCGCGTCATCACCCTGCTGCGCCAGCTCGACGTGGTCCAGGAGGAAATCGCTCGCACTCGCGTGGACCAGGAGCGCCTGCGGATCGCCAGGGAACTGCACGACGTCCTGGGGCGCACCCTTGTCGCAGCCTCCTTGCGCAACCAGGCAGCGATCCAGTTGTTGGCGACCTCGCCGGACAAGGCGGCGGCGCAGATGGAGGCCACCCACAAGACCCTGGCTTCAGGCCAGTTGGCCCTGCGTTCCTTGACGTCGGGGGTCGTCGTGGCCGGACTGGCCGAAGAAGTTGCTTCCGCAGCAGCCCTGTGCCACGTGAAGAGCATCAACACCTCCCTGGACGTCGCCGAACTGCCCGACGGCCCACACTCCAGGTTCTGCGCCCAAGTGGTCCGTGAAGCCGTCACCAACATGCTCAAGCACGCCCGGCCGACGACCTGCAGCATCACGATCCGTCACAAGGGCGACACGCTGGTCACTCGCATCGTCAACGACGGGGCACCGGCCGGCAACGAGTCCGCAAGCGGGACGGGCCTGGCCGAGCTGCGCAAGCGGGCCGCGGCCATGGGTGGAACACTGGAGGCCGATCAGGACGCACAGGGACACTTCACGGTCACAGTGCGTCTGCCCGCCGCCGACCTCGTCGAGGAGTGACATGAGCCAGGACCCGACCGTCCCCCGGACACCCGTGCTGCGTCTGCTCATCGCCGAGGACGTGGATCTGGTCGCCGAGGCCTTCGAAGCCCTGCTCAGTGTGGAACCCGCCTTCGAGGTCGTGGGGCGCGTCGGACGGGGCGACGTGGTGGCCCGGACCGTCCTCGACCTGTCAGCGGACGTCGTCGTCATGGACATCGACATGCCCGGGGCCACAGGGATCGAGGCAACCTCCCACGTCAAGCAGGTGGCGCCCGACTGCAAAGTCCTGCTGCTCACAGCCCTGCCGGGCAGCGGTCACGTCCACAGGGCCCTGGCCGCCGGGGCCGACGGCTACCTGGTGAAGTCGACGACCGGCGCCCGGCTGTTGGACGCCATCAAGAAGGTTGCCGCCGGTGGGACCGTCATCGACCCGGACTTGGCGGCCGACGCCCTGCGGGTGGGCCCCTGCCCACTGACCGACCGCGAGGTCGAGATCCTCACCCCGGTCTCGCAGGGTGCCACAACGGAGGAGACCGCGGGTGTCCTCTTCCTGTCGGCCGGCACCGTGCGCAACTACCTGTCCAATGCCATGACCCGCTTGGGGGTCTCGACCCGCATGCAGGCCGTGTCCCTGGCGACCGAGCGGGGCTGGCTCTGAGGCCACGGCCTCGTCACCGCCCCGCTCCCGTCCTCGTCAGCGGCTGGATGCCGAACGACGGAAGGCCACAAGCGCCAGGGCCACGAAGAGTGCGGTCCAGACCGTGAAGACGGCTCCGGCCTGGACGGGTGCCGCCGACAGGCCCGACATGATCGCCTTGCCGGTGTCGGCGATCTGGAAGGACGGGGTCCACGTGGTGATGGCGGCCAACCAGTCGGGCATCATCTCCCGCGGCATCCACAGGCCTCCGACGATGGAGAAGAGCATGAGGACGGTCATCGCGGCCGCATAACTGCTCTCCTGGCGGGTCACCAGGCCTATGACGACACCCAGGGCCGCAAAGACCGTGGACCCCACGACCACCACGCCCAGGGCCATGGCCAGGTGCGCCGGATCCAAGGGCACGTGATTGACGACGACCCCTGAGATGAAGACACCCAGAACCGCCGGGACCCCCAGGAGGATCGCCGAGAGGATCTTGCCCCCACGATGTCGACGGGGCGCAGCGGCGTCAGGGTGAGGTACGAGAACCAACCGCTTCCCCGCTCCTGCGCCAGCCGGTTGCCGGCGATGGTCAGGCAAGCGGAGAGGGTCGCGAAGGTCGCCATGTTCATCATGTAGCCAGTGGCGAAGGCCTGGAGTTTGTCGGCGGGCAGGTTCCCGCCGTTGAGCTGGACGAAGACGATGTTCATCGCGATCGGGACGACCATCGTGAGCAGAAGGAATCGGGGGGTGCGCAGGATGCGGCGCACTTCGAAGGCGACGTAGGAATGCATGGGAGTTCCTCCTTCGTGGATCCGGTGGCGCTCAGGCGCGGTCGGGGTCGATGACGGAGAGGTAGGCCTGGTCCAGGCTGGCCTCCTGGATGGTGATGTCAACCGCTTCGGGCAGCAGGTTGACCAATTCGCGCAGGGTTCGGTCGGCATTGCTCGTGTGCAGGATCTGCAGGCCGTCGATGCAGGAGTGGGACAGGTCGCCGCTGAGGCGCTCCATCCAGTTCTGCGGCGGGGTGGCACCCCACCGGAACTGCACCTGCGGGCGACCCGCGCGTGCACGCAACTGCTCGGGGGTCTCATCGGCGACGACCCTGCCGTGGGCGATGACCAGCACCCGGTCGGCGGCGGTCGCGGCCTCCTCCATGTGGTGGGTCGTGAAGAAGACGGTGCGCCCGAGTTTCGCGGCGGTCGAGCGCACGGCGTTCCAGAAGGTGTAGCGGCTGGCCACGTCCATCTCATTCGTGGGTTCGTCCAGGATGAGCAGTCGCGGCTGGCCGACCAGGGCCAAGGCGAAGCGCACGCGTTGGCGTTCGCCGCCGGAGAGCCTTTCCACGCGGCGCCCGGCGACGTCCCTCAGACCTGCCAGGTCAATGGCCTCATCGACGTCCATGGGGCGGGCGTGCTGGCGGGCCATGAAGGCGACCAGTTCGCGCACGGTCACGCAGTCGGCCATGCCGGCGGATTGCAGCATGACCCCGATCTCCCCTTGGCGCACTGCCGCGCGGGGTGCCAGACCGAAGATCTGGACGCTGCCGCGGTCCGGGTTGTTGAGGCCCAGCATGAGGCTGACCAGCGTGGACTTGCCGGCACCGTTGGGGCCCAGCAGGGCGACGATCTGCCCGGGTGCGACATCCAGTTTCACGTCGACGAGGGCGGGGGAGGTGGCTGACGGGTAGGTGAAGCCCAGACCCGAAATCGCCACGGCCGGGACCGTGCCCGATGCTGCGTGGCGTGGGCGGGGGTCCGGGGACGAGGCCGGGCCAGTTCTGAACCTGGTGCTGACGGCGGTCATGGCTTTCTCCTTCAAGGCGTTCTCGATCTTGTCGGGGAGCAGGTCCGGCCGCTCGAAGGGCCCCTCTCCCATACCGAAAACGTTAGGAACCCGGGGAAATGCCCGGTAGTGGGAGGTGTCCACTCCTTCATGTGACAGGTGTCAGGTCCTGCCCCCGTGATGGTCGCCGGCTCTCCGGGTCTGAGGTCAGGTGCGGAGCCAAGGCAAGGACCGCAGGCTCCCAGAAGGAACACCGTGGACTCGTCGAGCGGCGCAAGGCTGCCTTCGCCACCGGAGCCGGTGACGCCAATCAGGTCTGGCCGTTGGAGTTCACCGAGTTCGAGACCACCCCCGGCGCGTCCTGGCCTCTGGCGGGATGGCGCCAAGTCCAACAGGGAAAGGGCCGGCACCGCTTTGGCGGTGCCGACCCTTCGAGTTCTCGCAGGTACGAGCTCAGGCGATCATTCGCCGGATTCAGCAGACTCGATCGCCACGGCCACATCCTCGACGGCGCCGTCGGCCTCGTCCTCGTCGGACTCTTCGACCTCGACGGGGGCCTCACCCAGGAAGGCGGACAGGTCGACGACCTCGCCGGCCGTGTCCTTGACGGTCACACCACGCAGGGCCTCGACCAGCGCCTTGGCGCGACCCAGGTCCGCGATGACCGAGGACATCTGCTGCGGGGAGGAGAACAACTGGTTGATGTCCACGCCATAGGTCTGCGACATCTGGATGGCGTAGTCGATGAGCTCCTGCTGGCCCACCTTGACGTCCAGCTTCTTGGCGAGGGCCTCGGAAAGCAGCTCGGTGCGCAGCTCACGCTCGATGGCCTCACGCGCCTCCTTCTTGTCCTTGGCGGAGGCGCCCTCCTCGACGCGGTGCTCGACCTCGTGGTCGACGGCCTCGGTGGGCAGAAGGATCTCGACCTTGTCCAACAGGGCATCGACCAGGCGGTCGCGGGCCTGAAGGGCCTGCTCGGAGGTCTTCTGCTTGGAGACCTGCTCACGCAGGTCGGCCAGCAGTTCCTCGGCGGTGTCGAACTCGGAGACCATCTGGGCGAAGTCGTCGTCGGCCTCGGGCAGCTCACGGACCTTGACGGACTTGACGGTCAGGGTGACCTCCGCCTCCTCGTCCTTGTGATCGCCGCCTTTGAGTGTGGAGGTGAAGGTGACCTCGTCGCCGGCCTTCGTGCCGCGCAGGGCCTTGTCCTGGCCGTCGAGCATGTTGCCCGAGCCGATCTCGTAGGACACGTCGGCCACGGAGTCGACCTCTTCACCGTCGATGGTGGCCACCAGGTCGATGGTGGCGAAGTCGCCGGTCTTGGCCTTGCGGGTGACGGGCTTGAGGGTTGCGAAGCGGCCGCGCAGGTCGTCGAGCTCCTTCTGGACGTCCTCGTCGGAGACTTCGGTGGTGTCGACCTCGATGCCGTCGAGCTCGGGCACCTCGAAGCTGGGGACCACGGCCACTTCGGCGGTGAAGACCAGCTGGCCGCCGGGGGCGCCGGAGGTCGCCGGAATCTCGGTGACCTCGACCTCGGGCTGGGTCATGGGGCGCAGCTCGTGCTCGGCCACGGCGTCGGAGTACTGGCCGGGCAGGACCTCGTTGACGACCTGCTCGATGACGGCAGCGCGGCCGAAACGCTGGTCGATGATGCGAGCCGGGACGTGACCCTTGCGGAAGCCGGGGATCGAGACCTGGGAGGCGATGTCCTTGTACGCCTTGTCCATCTCGGACTTGAGTTCCTCGTAGGGGACCTCGACGGTCAGTCGAACCTTGGTGGGCTCAAGGGTCTCAACGGTGCTCTTCACGGATTGTTCTCCAACGTCTTGTCCGGTGGGTGCGCAAAACGGGCGCACGACAACCCGACGATTCTATGTCAGCGCGCCACTTCGATGCCACGACGGCCAGCGGCTTCCTCGTCACACAGGGGCGTCGCCGAGCGCCACGTCACCCTCACCCACAACCCCTTCCTCGCCCTCGGTGGCGCGCCCGGCCATGACCGCCTTTCGATTGTCTGCGGCGGCGGCCCTCATGAACCCGAATGCGCAGCCCCACACCAGGGCCACATGGATGGCGAGGTATCGCGCCGAGTCATCACCGGGCCCACCCGCGAACGCGGGAATGGTCTGCAGGTGCTCCACGAGCAAGAGGAAGGGGTACCAGGTCCACCCCACCGGCACCATGAGCAGGTGCAGGACCGTTGGCACGGACGCGGGCCGCACTGCCCCGTCGATCCGGATGCGCGCGGCCAACGGACCCAGGGTGAGTTGGCGCGCCAGCGCGTTGAACAGGGTGATGGGGACGGCCAGGAACATCAGGACCAGGCCGGCTGCCGGTTCGTGGCCGAAGAACACGCCGGTGAGGATGAACAGGACGACCATTTCGAGCACGACGATCGAGAAGGCGAATGTGGCGGCAGAAAACCAGGACGCCGCCTTGGTCATGGGGGACGGCACCTCTTGCGCGCCAAGGTTCGTCATGCGACAAGTCTGCCCCATCGGCCCCTTCCGGGGGGCGAGGGCGGCCTTTCGTTCCCACGCCTCGCCCTGGATCCCGGAATGGCCGACGCACGCACACGATGCGGATGATTTCCGAGACGTGCGTCACCTTTCGCCGCGCGTCGCATGGGTGAAGGGGGCAGGCTGGAGGCATGGGAACCACGACGCTGTCCTTCCTCGGAGCGGCCGGAACCGTCACCGGCTCCAAGCACCTGCTGACCCTCGATGCACACACCGCCACGCCCCGCCACATCCTCGTCGACTGCGGGATGTACCAGGGCGAGAAGCACCTTCGCCGTCTGAACTGGGCGGACTTTCCGATCCCACCCTCATCGATTTCCGACGTGCTGCTCACCCACGCCCACATGGACCATTCGGGGATGCTCCCCCGCCTGGTCAAACAGGGCTTCCACGGGCGCATCTGGTGCACGCGGGCCACTGCGGACCTCACTGAGATCATCCTGCGCGATTCCGCCTTCCTGCAGGAGCGTGACGCGGAGTACGCGCGCGAACGCGGATACTCAAAGCACCGCTCCCCCGAGCCCCTCTACCGGATCGGCGACGTGGAGAACACTTTGCCCCTATTCCGCACCGTCGACTTCGACACCGAATTGGACCTGGGAGACGCAGTGGTGGCCACATGGGTGCGCAGCGGGCACATCCTCGGCTCGGCCTCCATCCACGTGCGCACCGACGAGGGTTCCGTGCTCTTTTCCGGCGACATCGGGCGGCACACGCACCCGGTGCTGCGTCCCCGCGAGATCCCGCCCGGGGCGGATGTGGTCCTGGTCGAATCGACCTATGGGGACAGGGAGCATTTCGAGCCGCAGGAGCCGCCGCACGAGGTGTTCGCCGACGCCATTCGACGCACGATCGAACGCGGCGGGTCGGTCCTGGTGCCGGCCTTCGCAGTGGATCGCACGGAGGTGGTGCTGCACACCTTGGCGCGGATGCAGGCCGAGGGCCGGATCCCACGGGTTCCCGTGTTCATGGACTCGCCAATGGCGCTGGCGTCACTGCGGATCTACCAGGCGCCGCGCAATGCCGAGGAGTTGACGCCCGAGGTCCAGGGTCTGGCCCTGTCGGAGCTGGACCTGCGAGAAGTGCGCGACCCGAGGCAGTCCCAGCGCCTGAACCACCCGGAGCAGCCGTGCATCATCATTTCGGCCTCCGGCATGGCCACCGGCGGGCGTGTTCTGCACCATCTGGAGACGATGTTGCCGGATCCTCGCCACACGGTGGTGCTCACCGGATACCAGGCGGTGGGTACGCGCGGACGCGCGCTGGTGGAGGGTGCGCGGCATCTGAAGATGTACGGCGCATACGTGGCGGTGCGCGCGCAGATCGTCAGGGACGAGGAGTTCTCCGTGCACGCCGACGGCTCCGAACTGGTCGACTGGATCGCCGCCCTGGACCCGCCGCCCAGCCACGTGTTCTGCGTCCACGGAGAGCCGGAGTCCGCGCAGGCCCTGTCGGAGCGCCTCGGTGACGAGGTCGGGGTGGTGGCCGTGGTCCCCACACGGGGCGAACACATCCGGGTCCGCTCGGGCCGAATCCGCCAGGTCAACGCCACCCTCAACCCGTGAGATTCGTCCGTCATTCCGCGAGATTCGTCCGCCGTCCCGTCGGCGAAGGCACACGCAGGAGTGCGCCCACACGCGTCTTCGCCGGCACCAGCGTCACCCGAAGCGACATCCAGGCCCGATTCCGGGACAATTTGTCGCACTGCGTGACGCTTGTGCGTCCGCGAGTGCGGCTTGCCCCAACATCTCGGCCGATGCCAGCACTTTCCACGACACCGCCAACACCTGCGTGCGCCCGATCGGGCTCACCTCATGCGCCCGCCTCTTGAGAGGTTTGCAGTTGGCCAGACACCAAACGAGAACAGCAGAATCACTGTTCTTGTCCGACTTAGGTTCCACAGGCCCGAGAGACTCAGCCCCCGAGTTCAAGGATGAGTTTCACGACACCAAGGAAGAACTTCCCGATACGACGGACGATTCTCACGAGGAGGGGTGGCTTTTGACACCGCATGGGTTCAGACTCCGTGGGCGGCAAGGACTTCGCTGACTCGCGCCAGCCGCACGTGCCGGTCGGCGCCACTGTCGCGGCCCAGATGCACTTCCTCGGCAACCCGGCCGTCGACCAGCACCACCACCCTATCTGCACGCGCGGCCACTGACGCGTCGTGGGTCACCAGGATGATGGCCGTCCCGGCCGCGTTGATCGCCCCGAGGACGTCCAGCACCTCTGCGGCGCTGGCCCTGTTCAAAGCACCGGTCGGCTCATCGCCGAGCAGCAGCTGCGGCTCGTTGACCAGCGCCCGACAGATCGCTGCGCGCTGCAGCTGACCGCCGGAGACCTCGTCGACGCGGTGCCGCGACAAGTGGCCGACGCCGACGCTGTCCATCAGCTGCTCCACCCGGGCCAGGACTTCGGGGCGGGGATGCGTGCGCGCCACCAGGCCGGGCAGGGCCACATTGTCGCCGATGTCCAGGGTCGGCAGGAACTCAGGCTTTTGGAAGACGAAGCCAAGGGTGCGAAGGCGCCGGGCGGCGCGGGTCTCCTCGTCGGCGGCGGACAGGTCCTCACCGTCGAGCATCACTTGGCCGCTGGTGGGCACGTCCACGCCGCCGAGCATGTGCATGAGGGTCGACTTTCCGGAGCCCGACGGCCCCATGACGGCGACGAACTCTCCGGGAGCGACCGCCAGGTCCACCCCGTGGAGGACCCGCACCTGGCCCCAGTCCTTCGTGACGGCCCGAGCCTCGAGGATGGGACGGATTGCGGCCTCGGGCCTGCGGGTCGCCACAGCCTCGGGGGCAGTGGCTCGGCGGGCGGCAACCGGATCACGGTCCGGGTCGGAAACGAGGCCGGAGGCGGCAAGCAGCGTGTTCGTGTTCACGAGAGGGTCCTTCCGTTGGTGGCGCGGCGCACGGCAAGGCCCACGCCGACAAGGGTCACGGCCAGCAAGGCAAGCGGCGCCGCGACGATGACAATGAATGGGTCGGCAAGAAGTTCGATCCCGGGCGCCCCGAAGGCGGAGAGCACGGCCGCAAGGACCTGCCCGCCCATCAGGCGGCTGAGCAGGACGCCCGCGACGATGCCGACGAGGGCGACAAGGCCGGCTTCAAGAAGCCGCTGACGGCGCACCTGCTTGACGCTCACTCCCGTGAGCAGCAGTGCCCGAGTCCACGGGGCTTCGCGCAGGAACTGCAAGACGGCGGCCAGGTGCAGGACGAGGAATGTGGTGGCCAGGGAGAGTGCAGCCGCGCAGGCTGCCACGATCGCCGTTTGCCCGCGAGTGGCGCCCATGGTCTGGGAGGCGTATTCCTCGACCACACTGACCTTCACACCCGGCCCCTTCTGACGCATGTCGTCCGCCCAGGCGGTCGAGTCGGCGCCTTCGACAAGGTCGATGGCGAGAAGCTGCCATGTGGTCTCTCCGGCCGGCAGATCGGTGACCTTCGCCGTCCGTCCGCCATTGGTGACGTCGGAGTAGATGCCGCTGACCCGCAGCGACACTTCATCTTCTCCGCCTTGGGGACGCATGCGGACGCTCTGCCCCACGGTGACTCCGGCCTGCTCGGCCTGGGCGTGCGAGAGGGCCACTTCACCTGCGCCGGGCGCGGCCCCGGCCTCGTAGCGCAGGGGGAAGGTTGCGTGTTGTCCGGCCTCGACGGGAAGGGAGGCCCATTGCCCCTCCTTGTCGGGCACCTCCCACTTCTGTGCTTCGAACACTTCGGCGGCACGGACTTGCGGGTCCGCGTCGACCTGCGTGGCGACCTCGACCAGGTCGGCCTCGTCGGCGCGCACGTCAAGGCGTACGTCCACACCCTGACCGATGCCCAGGAATGTGGCGAATCGTGGGTCGGACAAGGTGGTGGCCAAGTTCGCGGGGACGCAGGACACTACTGTGGCGATCGCCAGGACGGCGGCCAGCAGGATTCCGCGGCGGCTGAGGGCTCCGCGCAGGGCCAGGGCGACGGGGACGGGCAGGTTCGGGCCCGTGGCCAGGCGACGAGGGCGGGACGGCCCGCGCTTGGTGCCACGTCGGCCGGCAGCCGCGCCGGTGGCTCCACGCAGGGCTTCGAGGACGGGCTGGGCCAGGACGCGACGAACGACGAGGACGTCGACGACCAGCACCATGAGGGTCGCCACCAGTGCCGTCACGACCGGGAGAAGCAGCATCGGCCACGTGGTCGGCGGCGTGCCCAAGGGCAGCAGGACCATCTGATCGACGGCCCGTCCGACGGGCATGGCCACGAGGTGTCCGAGCAATGCGGCCAGCACCGCCAGGGTCAGATTCTTTGCCAGCAGCATCCCCATGACGTCTCGGCCGGGTGCACCGATCACCCGCAGGGCGGCGATGCGTGGCATGTCGGCCTCCAGCGAGGCACTGACCGCCAAGCCGAGGGCCAGGGCACACACCGCGCCCAGCAGCAGGGCCAGCAGGATGGCGATGGCGGCGACCAGCATTGTCGACAGTCCGTTGACCAGTTGCAGGACTGTGCGGTCCACGCCGATTCCCTTGGCGGGAAGCCCTGCGGCCACGTAGGAGTCGAGCACTCCCGACATGCTGGCGCCTTCCGTGAGACGCATTTCGACCAGGTGCTCGACCTCGTCCATGGCCGCATCGATCCGTTTGAAGTCCTCGGGGCTGACCACCAGGCGCTTCGACATGACGATCGAGGAGTTCATCTGGGCGTCGCGCACGAAGTCGATGACTTCCAGTCGCAGGTCCAGGTTTGCGCCACGCACCTCGACGAGGCCGCCGACCTTCGCCTGGCCACTGAGCAGGTAGTGGATGGGCAGGGCGATCTGGCCGCTCTGGGGCCGTAGCGGATTGCCGGCGGCATCCACCAGCAGGTCGAATCGCCGGCTCTGGGTGACGAAGGCGGGTTCCAGGACTGAGTCGTCCTGGCTGACCCCGGCGATCCACAG
This genomic interval carries:
- a CDS encoding FtsX-like permease family protein, whose product is MLTRLLIADLRRSPVVTLCLLLLLTLVATLVSASTTLLMRTGAAIDQLWRQALPPDIVQMHSADIDAPTIERITEWAASRPDVADVEVMRTIPAPGSALWIAGVSQDDSVLEPAFVTQSRRFDLLVDAAGNPLRPQSGQIALPIHYLLSGQAKVGGLVEVRGANLDLRLEVIDFVRDAQMNSSIVMSKRLVVSPEDFKRIDAAMDEVEHLVEMRLTEGASMSGVLDSYVAAGLPAKGIGVDRTVLQLVNGLSTMLVAAIAILLALLLGAVCALALGLAVSASLEADMPRIAALRVIGAPGRDVMGMLLAKNLTLAVLAALLGHLVAMPVGRAVDQMVLLPLGTPPTTWPMLLLPVVTALVATLMVLVVDVLVVRRVLAQPVLEALRGATGAAAGRRGTKRGPSRPRRLATGPNLPVPVALALRGALSRRGILLAAVLAIATVVSCVPANLATTLSDPRFATFLGIGQGVDVRLDVRADEADLVEVATQVDADPQVRAAEVFEAQKWEVPDKEGQWASLPVEAGQHATFPLRYEAGAAPGAGEVALSHAQAEQAGVTVGQSVRMRPQGGEDEVSLRVSGIYSDVTNGGRTAKVTDLPAGETTWQLLAIDLVEGADSTAWADDMRQKGPGVKVSVVEEYASQTMGATRGQTAIVAACAAALSLATTFLVLHLAAVLQFLREAPWTRALLLTGVSVKQVRRQRLLEAGLVALVGIVAGVLLSRLMGGQVLAAVLSAFGAPGIELLADPFIVIVAAPLALLAVTLVGVGLAVRRATNGRTLS